A stretch of the Halomonas sp. BDJS001 genome encodes the following:
- a CDS encoding GntR family transcriptional regulator yields the protein MKSNSTLSSAKLREGTTVDDMLSILADEIISGEIAPGTKLDARVIAERFAVSRTPVREMFGHLAAMGLVEKRPNRGVTVANITDELLMAMYEAMSELEAACARLCALRMTLEERQSLQRLHKEALRIVRDGTTSAYEAFNHEFHTHLYEGSHSPYLRDLALATRSRLKPFRKAQFRMPQRPSLSWQEHDAIVTAILEGDGEAAARATRSHVMQVSISTQHYIDEHRI from the coding sequence ATGAAAAGTAACTCAACTTTGAGCTCCGCCAAGTTACGCGAAGGCACCACGGTCGACGATATGCTCAGCATCCTCGCCGATGAAATCATCAGCGGTGAGATTGCCCCAGGTACCAAGTTGGATGCCCGGGTAATTGCCGAACGCTTCGCCGTATCCCGCACGCCGGTGCGCGAGATGTTTGGCCATCTTGCGGCCATGGGGCTGGTTGAAAAGCGTCCCAACCGTGGCGTAACGGTCGCCAACATCACCGATGAATTGTTAATGGCGATGTACGAAGCCATGTCAGAACTGGAGGCCGCCTGCGCCCGTCTCTGCGCACTGCGAATGACACTTGAGGAACGCCAATCCCTTCAGCGCCTTCATAAAGAGGCCTTACGCATAGTGCGCGACGGCACCACCAGCGCCTACGAAGCTTTTAACCATGAGTTTCATACTCACCTCTATGAAGGCAGCCATAGCCCCTACTTGCGCGATTTAGCGCTGGCCACGCGAAGCCGTTTAAAACCTTTCCGCAAAGCCCAGTTTCGTATGCCGCAACGCCCCAGCCTCTCCTGGCAAGAGCACGATGCCATTGTGACCGCCATTCTGGAAGGCGATGGTGAGGCTGCCGCCCGCGCCACACGTTCTCATGTAATGCAGGTCAGTATTAGCACCCAGCACTACATTGATGAGCACAGAATTTAA
- a CDS encoding dipeptide ABC transporter ATP-binding protein yields the protein MAIPLLDIRDLTVEFATRNGTVTAVKKVDISINKGETLGIVGESGSGKSVTSYALLRILDRAGRIADGSIVFGGVDVGGADERTMSELRGREMSMIFQNPRAALNPIRAVGRQIEDVMIQHGLATRGNARGKAIKMLQAVRIREPEQRYHAYPFELSGGMCQRIVIAIALACRPQLLIADEPTTGLDVTTQKAVMDLIVELAAERQMATLLITHDLGLAACYCDRIVVMEKGEIVESAAVETLFAAPQHPYTQRLMRATPRLDSQVADLLPADDERRSSTERQPIGPPLLEVDALVKAFGSAAKEVRAVDNLSFTLHEGESLGLVGESGCGKSTTSAMIMRLLDPTSGALRFAGSNIAAISAKQFAHHPLRSKLQMVFQDPTDSLNPRWSARRSIEDPLRRLDQVNRQELNTRVSVLAERVGLPAHLLDRFPHQLSGGQKARVGIARAIALEPKLLILDEPTAALDVSVQAVVLNLLASLREQLNMSYLFISHDLNVVRLLCDRVMVMQAGKIVEEGPTEKLLSKPSHEYTRALLAAIPHPPVQSNSDHVQVAAV from the coding sequence ATGGCTATCCCGCTGCTCGATATTCGTGATTTAACGGTTGAGTTCGCTACCCGTAATGGCACCGTCACGGCGGTTAAAAAAGTCGATATCAGTATTAATAAAGGCGAGACGTTAGGCATCGTGGGTGAATCGGGCTCCGGCAAATCCGTGACCTCCTATGCCCTGCTGCGCATTCTTGATCGTGCAGGCCGCATCGCTGACGGCAGCATTGTCTTTGGTGGCGTTGATGTGGGTGGTGCAGATGAACGCACCATGAGCGAGCTACGCGGGCGCGAAATGTCGATGATCTTTCAGAACCCTCGCGCGGCCCTTAACCCAATTCGTGCCGTTGGCAGACAGATTGAAGATGTAATGATTCAACACGGCCTGGCCACACGGGGGAATGCCCGCGGCAAAGCCATCAAAATGCTGCAAGCCGTTCGAATTCGTGAACCTGAACAGCGCTACCACGCCTACCCATTTGAGCTCTCTGGAGGCATGTGCCAGCGCATTGTGATTGCCATTGCGCTGGCCTGCCGTCCCCAACTACTTATCGCTGACGAGCCCACCACGGGGCTTGATGTGACGACGCAAAAAGCCGTGATGGATTTGATTGTCGAGTTGGCCGCCGAACGGCAGATGGCCACGCTGCTGATTACCCATGATTTGGGCTTAGCCGCCTGCTACTGCGATAGGATTGTGGTGATGGAGAAAGGCGAAATCGTAGAGTCAGCTGCGGTTGAAACGCTCTTCGCAGCCCCACAGCACCCTTATACCCAGCGCTTGATGCGCGCCACGCCCAGGCTTGACTCCCAGGTAGCCGATCTTCTGCCCGCCGATGATGAGCGTCGTTCCAGCACCGAGCGCCAACCCATTGGCCCACCGCTGCTTGAAGTCGATGCCCTGGTTAAAGCCTTTGGCTCGGCCGCTAAAGAAGTGCGGGCAGTGGATAATCTAAGCTTTACCCTGCACGAGGGCGAAAGCCTTGGACTCGTCGGTGAGAGCGGCTGCGGCAAGTCAACCACCTCAGCGATGATTATGCGCCTGCTGGATCCGACTAGCGGTGCGCTAAGGTTCGCCGGTAGCAATATTGCCGCTATCAGCGCAAAGCAGTTTGCTCATCACCCCTTGCGTAGCAAACTGCAAATGGTGTTTCAAGACCCCACGGATAGCCTCAACCCCCGCTGGAGCGCCCGACGTTCAATAGAGGATCCTTTGCGAAGACTTGACCAGGTCAACCGTCAGGAGCTTAACACTCGGGTATCCGTGCTTGCTGAGCGTGTTGGTTTGCCTGCCCATCTTTTAGACCGCTTTCCCCATCAACTTTCCGGAGGGCAAAAGGCGCGAGTTGGTATAGCCCGAGCCATCGCCTTGGAACCCAAGCTGCTGATTCTTGATGAGCCCACCGCTGCGCTGGATGTCTCTGTTCAGGCAGTCGTGCTGAACTTATTGGCGAGCCTGCGCGAGCAGCTCAATATGAGCTATCTCTTTATCAGTCACGATCTCAATGTCGTTCGATTGCTATGTGACCGCGTGATGGTGATGCAGGCAGGTAAAATCGTTGAAGAAGGCCCTACAGAGAAACTGCTGAGCAAGCCTAGCCACGAATATACGCGTGCTCTACTCGCGGCAATTCCTCATCCACCGGTTCAATCCAATTCTGATCACGTCCAGGTGGCTGCGGTATGA
- a CDS encoding ABC transporter permease has product MTTLTSASSAQEGALRRFVRHLLYVMTDNPVTAVAFALFVLIVIAALFGPWLVPYNPLATDSSSTLQAPSWQHWFGTDHLGRDVFSRVVIATRLDLMIAVTAVAIAFVVGSTLGAIAGFYGGWTDRITGRLMDTIMAFPLFVLAMGIVAAAGNTIENIIYATAIINLPFYARMARTEVAVRRQAGYVQAARLSGNRDWRILAFQIFPNSLPPMMVQISLNMGWAILNAAGLSFIGLGVSPPTPEWGIMVAEGANYIVSGQWWLALFPGLALMLAVFTFNLLGDGLRDLVDPLRRT; this is encoded by the coding sequence ATGACCACATTAACCTCCGCGAGCAGCGCACAAGAGGGCGCACTACGCCGTTTCGTGCGCCACCTACTCTACGTTATGACCGATAACCCTGTCACAGCGGTCGCTTTTGCGCTGTTTGTGCTGATAGTGATCGCTGCGCTATTCGGCCCCTGGCTGGTGCCCTATAACCCGTTAGCCACTGATTCGAGCAGTACCTTGCAAGCGCCCTCTTGGCAGCACTGGTTTGGTACTGACCACCTGGGGCGTGATGTGTTCTCACGTGTGGTGATCGCTACTCGCCTTGATCTAATGATAGCGGTGACCGCCGTAGCGATCGCCTTTGTGGTCGGCTCCACCTTAGGCGCTATTGCTGGTTTTTATGGCGGCTGGACGGATCGAATCACCGGTCGCTTAATGGACACAATTATGGCCTTCCCGCTGTTTGTGCTGGCCATGGGGATTGTCGCGGCAGCGGGCAACACCATTGAAAACATCATCTATGCCACGGCGATTATTAACCTGCCTTTTTATGCCCGTATGGCGCGTACCGAAGTCGCTGTGCGTCGTCAGGCCGGTTACGTACAGGCCGCCCGTTTATCCGGCAATCGGGACTGGCGTATTTTGGCATTTCAAATATTCCCCAACTCACTTCCCCCCATGATGGTGCAAATTTCGCTCAACATGGGGTGGGCCATTCTTAACGCTGCCGGGCTTTCGTTTATTGGTTTAGGCGTCAGCCCACCCACCCCCGAATGGGGCATCATGGTCGCAGAAGGTGCCAACTACATTGTCTCGGGCCAGTGGTGGCTTGCCCTCTTCCCAGGGCTGGCCCTGATGCTGGCTGTGTTCACCTTTAACTTGCTAGGCGACGGACTGCGCGATCTGGTTGATCCGCTGCGGCGTACCTGA
- a CDS encoding ABC transporter permease, with protein MATMSRTRLIAWRVVQAVPVLVGIVIVSFLLTRALPGDPAAYFAGPAANAESIQQIRVSMGLDRPLPLQFISYVQDLLRGDLGTAISTGQPVIHELTTRLPASLELTGFALLFSMIIALPLGILAATRPNTWVDHLCRAVVTAGVSLPTFFTGLALIYIFYYLLGWAPSPMGRLDFLYLSPPNVTGFYVIDALIDRDLETAWGALSQLLLPAITLGLFTLAPIARMTRAAMLQTLESEFIRTARAAGLPRRKVLFTYALRNAILPVITTLGMVFSFALGANVLVEQVFSWPGIGSYAVEALVVSDYASVQGFVLTMALLFVALNLLIDVIYTLVDPRLNTQE; from the coding sequence ATGGCCACTATGTCCCGAACGCGCCTAATTGCCTGGCGAGTCGTTCAAGCGGTACCGGTGTTGGTAGGTATTGTGATTGTTTCGTTCTTACTTACCCGGGCGCTGCCCGGCGATCCCGCCGCGTACTTTGCCGGGCCAGCCGCTAATGCCGAATCGATCCAGCAGATACGTGTCAGCATGGGGCTAGATCGCCCGCTACCGCTGCAGTTTATCAGCTATGTCCAAGACCTATTACGAGGCGACTTGGGTACCGCAATCTCTACTGGGCAGCCAGTAATACACGAGCTAACCACCCGCTTGCCTGCCTCATTGGAACTCACCGGCTTTGCGCTGCTCTTTTCAATGATCATTGCCTTACCGCTGGGTATTCTGGCCGCCACGCGTCCTAACACCTGGGTAGATCACCTATGCCGTGCAGTGGTGACCGCGGGCGTATCGCTGCCCACGTTTTTCACCGGCTTAGCACTTATTTACATCTTTTATTATTTGCTCGGCTGGGCTCCTTCCCCGATGGGTCGGTTGGATTTTTTGTATCTTTCACCGCCCAATGTAACCGGCTTTTATGTCATCGACGCACTGATTGATCGAGACCTGGAAACCGCTTGGGGAGCGCTATCGCAGCTACTGCTCCCCGCCATCACCCTAGGGCTATTCACCCTTGCGCCGATCGCGCGTATGACCCGCGCCGCCATGCTACAAACCCTGGAAAGCGAATTTATTCGTACTGCCCGTGCCGCCGGTTTGCCGCGTCGAAAAGTGCTTTTCACCTACGCCCTGCGCAACGCCATTCTGCCGGTGATTACCACGCTAGGCATGGTGTTCTCCTTCGCGCTGGGGGCCAACGTGCTGGTGGAACAAGTCTTCTCATGGCCGGGCATTGGTTCCTATGCCGTTGAAGCCTTAGTGGTCTCGGACTACGCCTCGGTACAGGGGTTTGTACTCACCATGGCACTGCTGTTTGTCGCCCTTAACTTGTTGATAGATGTGATCTACACCCTTGTGGATCCGCGTCTAAATACGCAGGAGTAG